A single window of Colletes latitarsis isolate SP2378_abdomen chromosome 6, iyColLati1, whole genome shotgun sequence DNA harbors:
- the LOC143342391 gene encoding ATP-binding cassette sub-family G member 4 isoform X2 — MEVLIYEASNGQEMNAAGSPVYAMGKEPIKDKLEDKQTNGASARFMETDTAHTVDIMFENITYTVSLGCRKGQKEILHEISGRLPAKHLIALMGPSGAGKSTLLNVLSGYRITGVNGNVYINGRVRQMNSFRNAYITQDDRLEPLLTVIESMRVAADLKLPTKIPQHEKETIIVEILTTLGLFEHMNTRAGRLSGGQKKRLSIALELVNNPTVMFLDEPTTGLDSSSCMQVVNLLKLLSRQGRTIICTIHQPSASLFQLFDLVYVLSKGECLFHGATSQMIPFLENVKLPCPMYHNPADYVIELACGEYGDDKISLLISGSQNGKSLQWFENSDALLDAKGLRALHPLKKIIDADGKSSLQATSLTHQIRVLMARGFLMCKRDTTLTHLRILVNVSVGFMLGSVFFQTGMDGARVLDNYNLLFSILIHHMMTTMMLTVVTFPMQMNILLKEHFNRWYSLKAFYTALTLIDLPISIFCCLIFTVIVYLITSQPLEITRFLMFFSISLLVSFISQGTGLMIGAVFNVVNGTFIGPTLSVPLMMFAGFGVSLRDIPSYLKWGTYISFLRYGLEGFISAIYGFDRPVLPCKEKNNLYCHYRYTTKFLSDIAMDSEQYWNDIVALVVILIITRCAAYVLLRWKIVSMR; from the exons ATGGAAGTATTGATTTACGAGGCGAGCAACGGCCAGGAAATGAACGCGGCCGGCTCGCCGGTATACGCCATGGGAAAGGAGCCGATTAAGGATAAGCTGGAGGATAAACAAACGAACGGAGCGTCGGCACGATTTATGGAAACCGACACGGCGCACACGGTCGACATCATGTTCGAAAACATCACGTACACGGTGTCGCTTGGCTGCAGAAAAG GCCAGAAAGAGATATTGCACGAAATCAGCGGAAGGCTTCCAGCGAAACACTTGATCGCGCTTATGGGGCCGTCTGGCGCGGGGAAATCGACGTTGTTGAACGTTCTATCGGGATACAGGATAACCGGCGTGAATGGTAACGTCTACATCAATGGACGTGTTCGACAGATGAATTCTTTTCGAAA CGCGTACATTACTCAGGACGATCGCTTGGAGCCTTTGTTGACGGTCATCGAGAGCATGAGAGTGGCCGCTGACCTCAAGCTCCCAACGAAGATTCCGCAGCACGAGAAGGAAACGATA ATCGTGGAGATCCTTACCACTTTAGGCCTGTTCGAGCACATGAACACGCGAGCAGGAAGATTAAGCGGGGGTCAGAAAAAGAGGCTGTCCATCGCTTTGGAGCTGGTTAACAACCCGACTGTTATGTTCCTCGACGAGCCAACGAC TGGTCTGGACAGTTCGTCTTGTATGCAAGTGGTGAATCTATTGAAGCTGTTGTCACGACAAGGACGAACGATCATTTGCACGATTCATCAGCCCAGCGCGTCCCTTTTCCAGCTTTTTGATCTG GTATACGTATTGTCGAAAGGAGAGTGCTTGTTCCACGGTGCAACGAGTCAAATGATACCTTTCTTGGAGAATGTCAAATTGCCGTGCCCTATGTATCACAATCCAGCCGATTACG tGATCGAGTTGGCTTGCGGTGAATACGGAGACGACAAAATATCGTTGCTGATATCCGGCTCGCAGAATGGCAAGAGCTTGCAGTGGTTTGAAAATTCAGACGCTCTGTTGGACGCTAAAGGCTTGAGAG CGTTGCATCCTCTCAAAAAGATCATCGACGCGGACGGTAAGAGTAGCCTGCAAGCGACTTCATTGACGCATCAGATCAGAGTCTTGATGGCGAGGGGTTTTCTGATGTGCAAACGAGATACG ACTTTAACACACTTGCGAATCCTAGTTAACGTGTCTGTCGGTTTTATGCTTGGCTCGGTTTTTTTTCAAACTGGCATGGATGGTGCCAGAGTTTTAGATAACTACAATCTTCTCTTTTCTATCCTCATACATCACATGATGACCACGATGATGCTCACGGTAGTCACGT TTCCTATGCAGATGAACATACTACTGAAAGAACACTTCAACAGGTGGTACAGCTTAAAGGCGTTTTACACGGCTTTGACATTGATCGATTTGCCGATTTCAATATTCTGCTGCTTAATTTTCACCGTAATAGTATACTTGATAACGTCGCAACCGTTAGAGATTACACGTTTCTTAATGTTTTTCTCGATTAGTTTGTTGGTGTCTTTCATAAGTCAAGGAACTGGTCTCATGATCGGAGCAGTATTTAATGTAGTT AACGGAACATTCATTGGACCAACATTGTCAGTGCCGTTGATGATGTTTGCTGGATTCGGTGTATCGTTGCGCGATATACCGAGTTATCTAAAGTGGGGTACATACATCAGTTTCCTACGATATGGCCTAGAAGG GTTCATCAGTGCCATATATGGATTCGATCGACCAGTCTTACCCTGCAAAGAGAAAAATAACTTGTACTGCCATTATAGATATACAACGAAATTCCTTTCCGACATTGCCATGGATTCCGAGCAGTACTGGAATGACATTGTCGCCCTCGTTGTAATACTCATTATAACGCGGTGTGCCGCTTATGTACTTTTAAGATGGAAGATCGTTTCGATGCGATAA
- the LOC143342391 gene encoding ATP-binding cassette sub-family G member 4 isoform X1 — protein MEVLIYEASNGQEMNAAGSPVYAMGKEPIKDKLEDKQTNGASARFMETDTAHTVDIMFENITYTVSLGCRKGQKEILHEISGRLPAKHLIALMGPSGAGKSTLLNVLSGYRITGVNGNVYINGRVRQMNSFRKCSAYITQDDRLEPLLTVIESMRVAADLKLPTKIPQHEKETIIVEILTTLGLFEHMNTRAGRLSGGQKKRLSIALELVNNPTVMFLDEPTTGLDSSSCMQVVNLLKLLSRQGRTIICTIHQPSASLFQLFDLVYVLSKGECLFHGATSQMIPFLENVKLPCPMYHNPADYVIELACGEYGDDKISLLISGSQNGKSLQWFENSDALLDAKGLRALHPLKKIIDADGKSSLQATSLTHQIRVLMARGFLMCKRDTTLTHLRILVNVSVGFMLGSVFFQTGMDGARVLDNYNLLFSILIHHMMTTMMLTVVTFPMQMNILLKEHFNRWYSLKAFYTALTLIDLPISIFCCLIFTVIVYLITSQPLEITRFLMFFSISLLVSFISQGTGLMIGAVFNVVNGTFIGPTLSVPLMMFAGFGVSLRDIPSYLKWGTYISFLRYGLEGFISAIYGFDRPVLPCKEKNNLYCHYRYTTKFLSDIAMDSEQYWNDIVALVVILIITRCAAYVLLRWKIVSMR, from the exons ATGGAAGTATTGATTTACGAGGCGAGCAACGGCCAGGAAATGAACGCGGCCGGCTCGCCGGTATACGCCATGGGAAAGGAGCCGATTAAGGATAAGCTGGAGGATAAACAAACGAACGGAGCGTCGGCACGATTTATGGAAACCGACACGGCGCACACGGTCGACATCATGTTCGAAAACATCACGTACACGGTGTCGCTTGGCTGCAGAAAAG GCCAGAAAGAGATATTGCACGAAATCAGCGGAAGGCTTCCAGCGAAACACTTGATCGCGCTTATGGGGCCGTCTGGCGCGGGGAAATCGACGTTGTTGAACGTTCTATCGGGATACAGGATAACCGGCGTGAATGGTAACGTCTACATCAATGGACGTGTTCGACAGATGAATTCTTTTCGAAA ATGCAGCGCGTACATTACTCAGGACGATCGCTTGGAGCCTTTGTTGACGGTCATCGAGAGCATGAGAGTGGCCGCTGACCTCAAGCTCCCAACGAAGATTCCGCAGCACGAGAAGGAAACGATA ATCGTGGAGATCCTTACCACTTTAGGCCTGTTCGAGCACATGAACACGCGAGCAGGAAGATTAAGCGGGGGTCAGAAAAAGAGGCTGTCCATCGCTTTGGAGCTGGTTAACAACCCGACTGTTATGTTCCTCGACGAGCCAACGAC TGGTCTGGACAGTTCGTCTTGTATGCAAGTGGTGAATCTATTGAAGCTGTTGTCACGACAAGGACGAACGATCATTTGCACGATTCATCAGCCCAGCGCGTCCCTTTTCCAGCTTTTTGATCTG GTATACGTATTGTCGAAAGGAGAGTGCTTGTTCCACGGTGCAACGAGTCAAATGATACCTTTCTTGGAGAATGTCAAATTGCCGTGCCCTATGTATCACAATCCAGCCGATTACG tGATCGAGTTGGCTTGCGGTGAATACGGAGACGACAAAATATCGTTGCTGATATCCGGCTCGCAGAATGGCAAGAGCTTGCAGTGGTTTGAAAATTCAGACGCTCTGTTGGACGCTAAAGGCTTGAGAG CGTTGCATCCTCTCAAAAAGATCATCGACGCGGACGGTAAGAGTAGCCTGCAAGCGACTTCATTGACGCATCAGATCAGAGTCTTGATGGCGAGGGGTTTTCTGATGTGCAAACGAGATACG ACTTTAACACACTTGCGAATCCTAGTTAACGTGTCTGTCGGTTTTATGCTTGGCTCGGTTTTTTTTCAAACTGGCATGGATGGTGCCAGAGTTTTAGATAACTACAATCTTCTCTTTTCTATCCTCATACATCACATGATGACCACGATGATGCTCACGGTAGTCACGT TTCCTATGCAGATGAACATACTACTGAAAGAACACTTCAACAGGTGGTACAGCTTAAAGGCGTTTTACACGGCTTTGACATTGATCGATTTGCCGATTTCAATATTCTGCTGCTTAATTTTCACCGTAATAGTATACTTGATAACGTCGCAACCGTTAGAGATTACACGTTTCTTAATGTTTTTCTCGATTAGTTTGTTGGTGTCTTTCATAAGTCAAGGAACTGGTCTCATGATCGGAGCAGTATTTAATGTAGTT AACGGAACATTCATTGGACCAACATTGTCAGTGCCGTTGATGATGTTTGCTGGATTCGGTGTATCGTTGCGCGATATACCGAGTTATCTAAAGTGGGGTACATACATCAGTTTCCTACGATATGGCCTAGAAGG GTTCATCAGTGCCATATATGGATTCGATCGACCAGTCTTACCCTGCAAAGAGAAAAATAACTTGTACTGCCATTATAGATATACAACGAAATTCCTTTCCGACATTGCCATGGATTCCGAGCAGTACTGGAATGACATTGTCGCCCTCGTTGTAATACTCATTATAACGCGGTGTGCCGCTTATGTACTTTTAAGATGGAAGATCGTTTCGATGCGATAA
- the LOC143342391 gene encoding ATP-binding cassette sub-family G member 4 isoform X3, with the protein MGPSGAGKSTLLNVLSGYRITGVNGNVYINGRVRQMNSFRKCSAYITQDDRLEPLLTVIESMRVAADLKLPTKIPQHEKETIIVEILTTLGLFEHMNTRAGRLSGGQKKRLSIALELVNNPTVMFLDEPTTGLDSSSCMQVVNLLKLLSRQGRTIICTIHQPSASLFQLFDLVYVLSKGECLFHGATSQMIPFLENVKLPCPMYHNPADYVIELACGEYGDDKISLLISGSQNGKSLQWFENSDALLDAKGLRALHPLKKIIDADGKSSLQATSLTHQIRVLMARGFLMCKRDTTLTHLRILVNVSVGFMLGSVFFQTGMDGARVLDNYNLLFSILIHHMMTTMMLTVVTFPMQMNILLKEHFNRWYSLKAFYTALTLIDLPISIFCCLIFTVIVYLITSQPLEITRFLMFFSISLLVSFISQGTGLMIGAVFNVVNGTFIGPTLSVPLMMFAGFGVSLRDIPSYLKWGTYISFLRYGLEGFISAIYGFDRPVLPCKEKNNLYCHYRYTTKFLSDIAMDSEQYWNDIVALVVILIITRCAAYVLLRWKIVSMR; encoded by the exons ATGGGGCCGTCTGGCGCGGGGAAATCGACGTTGTTGAACGTTCTATCGGGATACAGGATAACCGGCGTGAATGGTAACGTCTACATCAATGGACGTGTTCGACAGATGAATTCTTTTCGAAA ATGCAGCGCGTACATTACTCAGGACGATCGCTTGGAGCCTTTGTTGACGGTCATCGAGAGCATGAGAGTGGCCGCTGACCTCAAGCTCCCAACGAAGATTCCGCAGCACGAGAAGGAAACGATA ATCGTGGAGATCCTTACCACTTTAGGCCTGTTCGAGCACATGAACACGCGAGCAGGAAGATTAAGCGGGGGTCAGAAAAAGAGGCTGTCCATCGCTTTGGAGCTGGTTAACAACCCGACTGTTATGTTCCTCGACGAGCCAACGAC TGGTCTGGACAGTTCGTCTTGTATGCAAGTGGTGAATCTATTGAAGCTGTTGTCACGACAAGGACGAACGATCATTTGCACGATTCATCAGCCCAGCGCGTCCCTTTTCCAGCTTTTTGATCTG GTATACGTATTGTCGAAAGGAGAGTGCTTGTTCCACGGTGCAACGAGTCAAATGATACCTTTCTTGGAGAATGTCAAATTGCCGTGCCCTATGTATCACAATCCAGCCGATTACG tGATCGAGTTGGCTTGCGGTGAATACGGAGACGACAAAATATCGTTGCTGATATCCGGCTCGCAGAATGGCAAGAGCTTGCAGTGGTTTGAAAATTCAGACGCTCTGTTGGACGCTAAAGGCTTGAGAG CGTTGCATCCTCTCAAAAAGATCATCGACGCGGACGGTAAGAGTAGCCTGCAAGCGACTTCATTGACGCATCAGATCAGAGTCTTGATGGCGAGGGGTTTTCTGATGTGCAAACGAGATACG ACTTTAACACACTTGCGAATCCTAGTTAACGTGTCTGTCGGTTTTATGCTTGGCTCGGTTTTTTTTCAAACTGGCATGGATGGTGCCAGAGTTTTAGATAACTACAATCTTCTCTTTTCTATCCTCATACATCACATGATGACCACGATGATGCTCACGGTAGTCACGT TTCCTATGCAGATGAACATACTACTGAAAGAACACTTCAACAGGTGGTACAGCTTAAAGGCGTTTTACACGGCTTTGACATTGATCGATTTGCCGATTTCAATATTCTGCTGCTTAATTTTCACCGTAATAGTATACTTGATAACGTCGCAACCGTTAGAGATTACACGTTTCTTAATGTTTTTCTCGATTAGTTTGTTGGTGTCTTTCATAAGTCAAGGAACTGGTCTCATGATCGGAGCAGTATTTAATGTAGTT AACGGAACATTCATTGGACCAACATTGTCAGTGCCGTTGATGATGTTTGCTGGATTCGGTGTATCGTTGCGCGATATACCGAGTTATCTAAAGTGGGGTACATACATCAGTTTCCTACGATATGGCCTAGAAGG GTTCATCAGTGCCATATATGGATTCGATCGACCAGTCTTACCCTGCAAAGAGAAAAATAACTTGTACTGCCATTATAGATATACAACGAAATTCCTTTCCGACATTGCCATGGATTCCGAGCAGTACTGGAATGACATTGTCGCCCTCGTTGTAATACTCATTATAACGCGGTGTGCCGCTTATGTACTTTTAAGATGGAAGATCGTTTCGATGCGATAA